GCCCAAGTCAATGAAGGGCACCACCACCTGCAGTAGGGCGTCATGCTCCGGATTACGGTAGATGGGAAGCCGCACCTCCAGGGAGGCCAAGGCACCATTATCGGTGAGGAGCTCGTCCTGACGATAGCCGCGCACCGTAGCCTGACCCCCAATGCCGATTTGCTCCAGCCCCAGTAGGGAATCTGGCGTCAATTGCACACTGCCCTTCAAAAGCAATAGGGTGTCGGGGGCCAGCAATCTCACCCACTGGGCCTGGCCTTGCCAGGAGAAGAAGCGACTATCGGGACCGGTTTCGTTGATGGTGGCCCCCAGCATGTCGAAGCCCAGGTTGAATTGCGATCGCACCGCGAGCACCTGCTCAAGGCTACGTTGGGTCCATTCCTGAAAGAAGCCTAAGGATGACACCACCGTCTGGCCATCCTCATCGGCCCCCCGGGACAGGGGAAACCCGCCGATATCGGCAATCCCCAGAAAGGTTTGAGTGCGTTCTCGCGAGAGTTGCAATCCCAGGGCCACTTCCCGGGTCGGGGTTTCGATCAGGGGATGGCGCAAGGTCAGGGCCAGGGCTCCGGAGTCCGCCGTGATGTCTAGGACATCGAAGGGATCTTCAATCACCTCGCTGTCGGTGGTGGTAAAGTCAACGGCCAGGGTAGTGTTGTCGGGGCTGACGGGCAGAGTATAGGTTAAATCGAAGCCCTTACTGCCGGACGTGCTGGTATACCCCAGGGTGAGGCGGTCGCCGAAGCCGCTGACGTTGCCTTCTCGCAGCTCAACCTGATGGCGCAGGCTACCGACAGCCGGGGAGCGATTATTGTCCAGGGTGTAGCCCACATCGAAGCTGTCGGCCTCCACCACAGACACCGCCAGGAAATTGGTGTGCCGGGCCGAACTCCGGCCTGTAAATCGGCGGAAATGCTGTCGATCAACGGATCCAGTTGTAACAGTTGCAGGCGATTCAACAGCCGATTCACATTCAGCGGGGCCTGGGCTCCCACCGCTAGACGGCTGCTGATATAGCCGGGATGCAATCGCCGGGTGCCCGTAACCTTGATGTCTTCCAGGCGGCCTTCGATGACCTGAATTTGCACTACCCCATCTACCAGGGGTTGAGGCGGCAAGATCGCCCCGGAGGTGATGTAGCCGTTGTCCAGATACAGCTGGGTCACCGCCGAGCGGGCCTCGAGAATCTCGGCGAAGGTGACGGGACGATTGGTAAAGGGCTCGGTTACCGCTGCCAGGGTCTCAGGGGAAAACACCGTACTGCCCACCACCTCAAAGCGCTCGATGACGAGGGTGGCTCCATTGCCAGGGGGGGCAATTTCCGGGCTCGGGGGTTGGGCCTCCGGGCTCGGTTGCAGTAGATCTGGCGAGGGTGGCTCTAACGGCAGAGAATCTGGCAGCGGCTCCGGCTGATCGGGGAGAATATCCTGCTGGGTCGGGGGCTGTTGAGCTAGGGGCTGGGGGATCGCTATTGGGGCAGGCTTGAAGCTCTGCTCCCAGACAGGTCCAGGAGGATGTGAACTCTCCGCTATGGCAGGCCCAACGCCATTGCCGCTGCAGGTGATGGCCAGACCCCACCCCCAGCAACAATATTGGTAAACGCTCATGCGCCTGCTCATGGCTCCATCTCTGACACCAGTGCACATCCCTGGTTAGTCACGGTACTGGCGGGTACTGGAGCTGCAGCAGACTCTGCCGCGATGAAGTAGACTTGGCCATCGGCTCGGGTAATCCAGCCATCGGCCTCCACTAGCGAACCCGCTGCAGCGGCAGGGGTATCCGGCACCCTGGCGGCAGCACCGTCTTCATGGGTGACCCAGGGTACAGAGATGGCGGACTGTGCGATCGCATCTAAGGTTCCCGGACTAGGGGGCAATCCTCCCCGGCCCGAGACAATAAACTCACTCTGCTGGGCGGCGACGGCGGCATCTGGGCCACATCCCTCCGCAATTTGATCCGCCGGATCATCCAAATTGACCGGCAGTTCTGCCAACCCACGACTGGGATCTAAATCCAGCGTGTCGATATCGATCGTGCCCTGGAGGCCAAACTCAGAGCTGGCACTGATGTCATTGCTGGTATTACTGCGAAGCTGCCCGAAGGTGAGGCCACTGGGCTGAGTAAACCCGAAGATATTGTTGGCGGAAATGGTAATATTGCCCCCGTCTCCCAAGATCGAGTTGGCAATGATGTCGCTGTTTTCCTGGGGAACAGCAACGACAAAATCCGCAGAGATGCTGATATCCCCGCCATTTACGAGACTATCCCCAAAGGCATCTGCAAGCATTAGACTACCCTGGCGCAGCACCAACACCTCCACATCACTGACAGCAATATCACCGGCCTCGCCTGCCCCTTCAGTATCTGCCTTGATCTCGGTGTCATTGAGGATGATGACCTTGGCTGATTCCAGGGTGATTCGCCCTCCCGTACCGGCACCACCCGTTGTCGTGGTGGTGAGGTCACTGCCATTAAATACCATGTCCCCAGATGCGGAGCTAACTATCTGAATGCCACCCGCATCGCCAGTGCCACTGGAATCAGCCCTTAACTCCGTTGAATTGAGCGTCACTCCATCGTCGCCAGATAAGCGGATACCTCCCCCATCTCCCGTTGCCTCAGTGCTACTGGTAAAGGCACTGTCGTGAACGGTGAGTCGGCCGGAACTGCTGATATTGATCAAGCCTGCCGGCAGACCACTCTGGGTGTTACTTTCCAGGATCACCTCCTCCAGGCTGAGATTCCCTGAGCTTTCAACGGTAATATTGCCGGACAGGCCGACACCGTCGACGGTAATCGTTCCCCCGGTCAGATCAGGCAGCATCGCCTGGGAGGTGCGAATCTCTAGATCGCTAATGTGCAGGTCGCCAAACCCTGAAATCCTCACATTGCCGGCATCACTGAAAAAATCAGAGGATAGGGTGAAAATCTCCAGGTTACTAATCTGGGTACCGGCTTCTAAGAGCACATCCCCTCCGGAGCCAGCTCCCTGTCCCGCCGTATCGGCTACGGCAAAGGTAATGATTTGAGACCCCATCGTTGGACCCATGATCTGCCCCTGGGGAGCAGACAGGCGCACATCCCCACCATTGCCAGCATTCCCATCCTTAGAAAAAGACGACGCGGCAATCACATCCATGAGGCTGATATTGCCATTGCTGGCGATGAAGGTAACGGCGCCTCCATTGCCAGAATCACCTGTGCTTTCGGCAAAGGAATCTGCAAAGACCGATCCATTGACCGTGATATCGCCATGCTCGGCCCTCAGGGTAATGGCACCGCCATCGCCCGCATCCCCCCCTGAGGATTGAGAAAAGGCCAATAGGTCCCCGGTGGTTATATCGCCCAGGGCGGACAGGAGAATCGGGCCGGCATCATTAGGCCCAGGGGCACTGGTATTGACTTCGCCGATCAGGATGCTACCGGGTTGCAATCCCGCGACGGCGACACCGCTAGCAAAGATGGTACCACCGGTGGTGATCGCAATATTGGGATTGGTCACGGCGGGCACCCCGGCCCGCAGAATCAGGGCCGGCAGAGTGCTGAGAATGTCAACGTCTGGATCGGAGGCAGGAATGCCCACATCAGGTCCGGTAATACGGATATTTCCCCCCTCAATGCTGCCGGTGGCTTCCACCTTCAGGGCGGCTCCAGTGTAGTCGCCGAATACCACATCTCCGTTGGCCTGGATGATGGGGTCATAGAGGCTGACAAAGTCGCCTGGAGTTCCCGCCAGAGTCAGCACGTACCATCCGCCACCACTGGCAAAGCGAGCATCTCCCGAGATGATGCCATCACTCATCAGCCGCAGGGCACCCCCACTCACAAAGGGAGTGTGGTCTGGATGGTTCAGGGCCAGGATATCAATGGCACTATCCCCCTGAACCGTGAGGTCCCCTGCGGCATGGGCTGAGAAGACCTCCGCCGGAGTATCACGAATGACAATGGTATCGGCAGCATGGAGGCTCAGGTCTCGGCCAGCCAGCAACTGCCCCGTCAGCAATAGATACTTACCCCCCAGGATCAGGTCCTGCCCCGTTTCCAAGCGACCAGCGGTGATGATATCTCCCACCGGCAAGCGATTGGCCTGGACTCCCAGCGGTACACTGAGGCTCAGCAGCTCCCCGGCGGCAGGGATGGCACTGAACTCACGGCCATCGGCGAAGTCGATTCCTTCAGTTGTCGTCGCGACGAAGGAGCCCCTGACGTCCAACTGGGCGTTGGGCCCAAACAGGATGCCATTAGGATTGAGCAGAAACAGATCGGCGGTACCGTCTACCCCTAATAACCCATCAAGGGTAGACAGGCTCCCCCCTGTGACCCGGCTCAAGATGGTGTCGATGCCGAGGGGATTAGCGAAATAGACCCGCTGACCGGTGTTGACGTTGAACTCCCGAAAACTATGGAATAAGTTAGCACCCCGCTGGGCACCCCCATCGATGTGAATGGCACCATTCCCGTTAATCAGGACATGAGGGGTAATGACAGAGCTTTCTCCTGCCAGACTGGCATCGGGAATCAGTTGTGCTTTTGCCGACCCTGTCCCTGATACCCCACTGCCTGCCAGGACAACTAGCCCCCAACAGAGTTGAATCGAGCAGTAGGACGCAGGGAGTCGCACGATATCACCTTCAGAAATGAGTCAACCGTATCACGGGAGCCAGGCATTACACGGCACAGCGGCAGTCAGGCTTCGAGGCGTTATCGAGGAAGCGTCCGCCACAAAATATATTTGACCATCGGCATCGGTGATCCAGCCTTGGGCTTCCACTAGCCTTGGCAGTTGCTCCGTTCTGGTGTCTGACCGGGTGATGGATGGTAGGGCCTCTGTCGTCACCGCTGGCAACTCCTCATCGACAGCCACCCAGGGAATCTCCACAGGGTCAGCGGCTTGTGGATCGGTTGGCCCTGGGGGCAATCCACCCCGCCCGGAGACAATGAAGCGATCGTCGGTGTTGCACCCGATGGCGCTACTGAGCGTCAGGTTTTCGGAGGCTGGTTCTGCGGGCAAGTCAGGATAGCCATCGTCTGCTTCTACATCGTCTCCGGTGTTGTCAGCAGTGGCTCCAGGAGGGCTGATGTCATTGGTGGAGTTATTCCTAAGTTCATCGAAACTCAGCCCCTCCTGGAAGATAAACCCCTCAATTTGGGCCACATTTAAGCTCAGTTGATTGTCGGAAATAATATCTGCATTGACAGTGTCGGAGACAAATACTGTAGACGTAAATGAGTCAAAATCCAAGGCCCGTAATCGATCGGCCTCAATCTGAATCAGATCCGTGGCAAATACTAAGCTATTGAAAAATAAATCGAGTCTATCGCCAGCATCTATCTTGACAGTTTCCCCTTCAACGGTCGTATCTTCTCCGAAACTAATGTTGTTCCCAGTCAGCAAAACTTTTCCTTGATCGGCATCAATAGTTGGCCCAGAAGATGTAGATATTCCATTGAAATCACCCATTCCAGTGATAGAGATGGTGCCCCCACTGCTGGTAATATCTTCCATGGCAATAAACACTCCAATGCCATTGACACTATTACCAACAATTTCAATATTTTCCCCATCGCTATCAATGGGCGAGGCGAAAAGCCTGACTCCGTTCCCAGAGCCAAAGGTTGAATTGCTGTTGCTTCCTGTAATCGAAATAGTGCCGCCGCTACTCTCAATGGATGTTGAGGAAATAGTGACTCCGTTGCCAGAGCCGGTGTTTGCATTTCCTCTGATTGAAATCTTGCCGTCGCCGCTCTCGATAGTTGACGATGTTAACGAGACGCCATTAATGGCATCCATGGTGGCATTTCCCGTGATGAAAATATCGCCGCCGTCACTCTCAATGGATGCCAAGAAAAGATCGACGCCGTTGCCAAACTCAATATTGTTGGCGTTTCCCGTGATGGAAATATCGCCGCCATTACTCAAAATTGATACAGAGCCTGAGGGAAAGGGAGCAATACTGACATTGCCGTCGCCATCGCCATCGCGATCTCCTAACAAGATCACAGGCAACGGACCCGCCATAGACAAAATATCAGCCTGAATCAAAATATTTCTGTCTGCTTCTAGGGTGAGGGTGGCCGCCCCACCATCTGTCTTTTCGATGACCGCACCTGGTTCCTGAGTGATGTCTCCAGCCTCGCTGCCGCCAATGTTGGTGGTGATGGTGACGCTGGTGCCATTATTGAGGGCTAAGTTAATCTGATCCGCCCCCACAATACTGATGTCGATGCCAGTGACACCCATGGGCACGATGGTGATGTTAGTGGGGTCGATCAGCCAGAGGCCGCCGCTGCCACTGGGGGCACTGGCGTCAACACGGGCGGTGACATGCAGGGTGTCCTTGGCCGAGGTTTCAATTAGGCCACCATCGCCTCCTAGGGTGCCGCCTCGGGCTGTGAGCGAGCCCTGGATGTCAGCCGCTTCATCGGCCCAGATAATAATTTGCCCTCCCTGGCCCCACTCTCCGGCATCGGCTCGGATGGTGGCGCCTGGTGCCACTGTGGTTCTGCCGGCGGTTGGAATGGTTCCCTGTCCCTGATAGTCCCCACCCACTAGAACCGTGCCGCCATCGGTCAGCCCAGAGACATTGATGCTGGCGTTGTTTTGCAGATTGACCTGATTGCCTAACACCTGCACAGTGCCGCCAGGCACCTGTAAGCTGCCGCTGCTGGTGACAGTATCGCCAAACAGGGTTAGGGTTTGCTCGGGAGCCAGCGCTAAGGATCCTCGTACGGCAATATTGCCCTGAGGAGCCGTCCAGGTCTGCACCCCCAAGGGCATACTGACACTCAGCAGGTCTCCACCGGGAGAAGGGATGGCGCTGAACTCATGGCCATCGGCTAGGGGCAGGCTGTTGGCGGTGCTGACGAAGAAAGAGCCGTCTAGATCTAACTGGGCGTTGGCACCGAAGAGGACGCCATGGGGATTGAGCAGAAACAGGTCGGCGGCACCGTCTACCCCCAGCAGGCCATCGATGGTAGACAGGCTCCCCCCGGTGACTCGGCTCAAGATGGTGTCGATGCCGAGAGGGTTGGCGAAATAGACCCGTTGACCAGCATTGACGCTGAACTCCTGGAAGCTGTGGAACAGGTTGGCGCCCCGCTGGGCCCCGCCATCGATGCGCGTGGCACCACTGCCATTGATGACAGCATTGGGGGTAACCACAGAACTGTCTGCTCCGAGGCTGGCATCGGGGATTAACTGCGCCCCTGCGGCAGACATACCAGTGGTGATACCGACTCCAAGGGAGACAACACCCAGGAATGAAGAAACACCAAACCGGCACCAGTAGGCTTGCACCATGGTTCCTGGGGGATAGACTGCACGAGATTTGCAGGGATAGTACAGCCTGACTATTCGACAACGCAAGCGATCGTTACACTGCTCAACCGGTCAAGGGTGGAGAAGGCAGGAGGTATTAGGGCTGGGTCGTGGCTTCAGGGCTTAGATCGACCCAGGTTGTCTGGAGGGGGACCGCTTCTCGATGTTTGGGATGAATCCGTAGAATATATAGGGTTTTCTCAGGTAGGGCAGGGATGCGGTGCTCTGGAACCGTCAGGGGATACCAGTCCAAGGGAAAGCAATCGCGGCTGTAGTGGCTGAGGTAGACGGCATAGTCGTTGAATAGGGCTGGAGCCAGCTGTATAGTGAGCCTCTCTCCGGGGGCGAGGGCACCGAAGTAGAAGTGGGTCTCGGGATTGGGGACCGGCAGAAAGGTATCGTGCACGAAGCGGGCCGGCAACCAATGGCGATAGCGCAGCAGCGGATAGACGTAGTAGTTTAGCCAGCGGTGAATCCAGCGACGCCGTTGGATCAGATCGCGGTAAAACCAGTTGGCATCGGGAGGAGCCGGTCGAGTTTCAGCAGTTAGGGCCAACTGACCATCGACTGTAATGGCCGGCAGCTCAATCGGATCAGACCAGTGGTAATGGCGCAACCCCACCAGATAGCGCCCTGGTGGCAGTGATATCTCTACCGGGGAATCTGTGGGGTCGGTGGTGAGGGAACTGATGCTGGTCAGGGTTTTGAAGCCCTGCAGGGTGTATATCACGGCGGTCCAGGAGGGGGCCGAGCGGAATAGGGAGGCGGTATCAAGTTGTAAGCTGGTTTGGACGGTAAATGGACCTGCGATCGCAATTAAGGCATGGAGATTCCAGCGGGCCCGACTCATGGTCCACAGCAGCTTCAGCGGGCTGGCCAGAAATTCGGCGGAGACCACCTGCCAGTCCGGTTTGGCCTTGCGATTGGCCGGATTATAATAACGGCTCAGCAGGGTCAGGGTGGCCTTTAAGGCTCGGGAAAAGAGGAAAGACAGCAACCCCAGGGGAACTTCCCAGAGGACATCCCAGGATGGCCTGCTCATGGCAAAGGGCCTCGCTGCTGTAGGATGCGAGCCAAGGCGGCTGGGGTCTCTAGGGGCAGATGATGCCCGCCATCCAGCTGCAGTTGTTCTGCCTCGGCTAGGGCCTCTTGTTGTAGGGCCAGGTCCTCGGGCCGGTTGAACCGACTGTGACTACCGAAGACCAGGGTAGTGGGCACCTGAATCTGGCCCAGCAACTGCTGATAGTGGCGGCGACTGAAGACGGCACTGCCCAAACCAGCATTGGTGCGCAGTTGCAAGCGCGGATCCCAGCGCCAGCGAATGCCACTTTCCCAGGGTTCCGTGACGCGACCGGCCAGGGCCTCGGCCAGAGACGGATCGAGCTGGGGGATCACCTGTTGCAAACGATGGGTAGCTGCAGTCAAATCTGGCCAGACTGGATGGCTAGGGGTGCTGCTGAGGTAATCGAGCTGCGTCGCCAGCCGTTGCGGCTGGGTGTCGGTGTCATCGCGATCGGGCACGATGGGCTCTACCAGTATCAGTCGATCGGCCAGCTGGGGCCGGGCACTGGCCAGGGTGGCGGCGATTACCGCCCCCACTGAGTGACCCACCAGGAGACAAGGTTGTCTGTCTAGGGCCTGCAGTAGGGCATCGATGTCAGCCACAAAGTCCAGTAGCTGATAGCTGCCGCCTGCTCCGATATGGTCAGAGCGCCCGTGCCCTCGCAGATCCGGGGCGATGACTCGATAGCCCTGGGCTGCCAGAGACGATGCGATCGCATCCCAGATTGCCCCCTGCTCCAAAATGCCATGGAGACAAAGGACCACGGGTGCCG
This portion of the Halomicronema hongdechloris C2206 genome encodes:
- a CDS encoding DUF6208 family protein; translated protein: MSRPSWDVLWEVPLGLLSFLFSRALKATLTLLSRYYNPANRKAKPDWQVVSAEFLASPLKLLWTMSRARWNLHALIAIAGPFTVQTSLQLDTASLFRSAPSWTAVIYTLQGFKTLTSISSLTTDPTDSPVEISLPPGRYLVGLRHYHWSDPIELPAITVDGQLALTAETRPAPPDANWFYRDLIQRRRWIHRWLNYYVYPLLRYRHWLPARFVHDTFLPVPNPETHFYFGALAPGERLTIQLAPALFNDYAVYLSHYSRDCFPLDWYPLTVPEHRIPALPEKTLYILRIHPKHREAVPLQTTWVDLSPEATTQP
- a CDS encoding ShlB/FhaC/HecB family hemolysin secretion/activation protein, translating into MVEADSFDVGYTLDNNRSPAVGSLRHQVELREGNVSGFGDRLTLGYTSTSGSKGFDLTYTLPVSPDNTTLAVDFTTTDSEVIEDPFDVLDITADSGALALTLRHPLIETPTREVALGLQLSRERTQTFLGIADIGGFPLSRGADEDGQTVVSSLGFFQEWTQRSLEQVLAVRSQFNLGFDMLGATINETGPDSRFFSWQGQAQWVRLLAPDTLLLLKGSVQLTPDSLLGLEQIGIGGQATVRGYRQDELLTDNGALASLEVRLPIYRNPEHDALLQVVVPFIDLGYGWNTEEANPDTNFIAGLGAGLLFQMEALRARLDIGLPLVDTNTEANSLQERGVYFTVDYAFF
- a CDS encoding two-partner secretion domain-containing protein; protein product: MVQAYWCRFGVSSFLGVVSLGVGITTGMSAAGAQLIPDASLGADSSVVTPNAVINGSGATRIDGGAQRGANLFHSFQEFSVNAGQRVYFANPLGIDTILSRVTGGSLSTIDGLLGVDGAADLFLLNPHGVLFGANAQLDLDGSFFVSTANSLPLADGHEFSAIPSPGGDLLSVSMPLGVQTWTAPQGNIAVRGSLALAPEQTLTLFGDTVTSSGSLQVPGGTVQVLGNQVNLQNNASINVSGLTDGGTVLVGGDYQGQGTIPTAGRTTVAPGATIRADAGEWGQGGQIIIWADEAADIQGSLTARGGTLGGDGGLIETSAKDTLHVTARVDASAPSGSGGLWLIDPTNITIVPMGVTGIDISIVGADQINLALNNGTSVTITTNIGGSEAGDITQEPGAVIEKTDGGAATLTLEADRNILIQADILSMAGPLPVILLGDRDGDGDGNVSIAPFPSGSVSILSNGGDISITGNANNIEFGNGVDLFLASIESDGGDIFITGNATMDAINGVSLTSSTIESGDGKISIRGNANTGSGNGVTISSTSIESSGGTISITGSNSNSTFGSGNGVRLFASPIDSDGENIEIVGNSVNGIGVFIAMEDITSSGGTISITGMGDFNGISTSSGPTIDADQGKVLLTGNNISFGEDTTVEGETVKIDAGDRLDLFFNSLVFATDLIQIEADRLRALDFDSFTSTVFVSDTVNADIISDNQLSLNVAQIEGFIFQEGLSFDELRNNSTNDISPPGATADNTGDDVEADDGYPDLPAEPASENLTLSSAIGCNTDDRFIVSGRGGLPPGPTDPQAADPVEIPWVAVDEELPAVTTEALPSITRSDTRTEQLPRLVEAQGWITDADGQIYFVADASSITPRSLTAAVPCNAWLP
- a CDS encoding two-partner secretion domain-containing protein, which translates into the protein MRLPASYCSIQLCWGLVVLAGSGVSGTGSAKAQLIPDASLAGESSVITPHVLINGNGAIHIDGGAQRGANLFHSFREFNVNTGQRVYFANPLGIDTILSRVTGGSLSTLDGLLGVDGTADLFLLNPNGILFGPNAQLDVRGSFVATTTEGIDFADGREFSAIPAAGELLSLSVPLGVQANRLPVGDIITAGRLETGQDLILGGKYLLLTGQLLAGRDLSLHAADTIVIRDTPAEVFSAHAAGDLTVQGDSAIDILALNHPDHTPFVSGGALRLMSDGIISGDARFASGGGWYVLTLAGTPGDFVSLYDPIIQANGDVVFGDYTGAALKVEATGSIEGGNIRITGPDVGIPASDPDVDILSTLPALILRAGVPAVTNPNIAITTGGTIFASGVAVAGLQPGSILIGEVNTSAPGPNDAGPILLSALGDITTGDLLAFSQSSGGDAGDGGAITLRAEHGDITVNGSVFADSFAESTGDSGNGGAVTFIASNGNISLMDVIAASSFSKDGNAGNGGDVRLSAPQGQIMGPTMGSQIITFAVADTAGQGAGSGGDVLLEAGTQISNLEIFTLSSDFFSDAGNVRISGFGDLHISDLEIRTSQAMLPDLTGGTITVDGVGLSGNITVESSGNLSLEEVILESNTQSGLPAGLINISSSGRLTVHDSAFTSSTEATGDGGGIRLSGDDGVTLNSTELRADSSGTGDAGGIQIVSSASGDMVFNGSDLTTTTTGGAGTGGRITLESAKVIILNDTEIKADTEGAGEAGDIAVSDVEVLVLRQGSLMLADAFGDSLVNGGDISISADFVVAVPQENSDIIANSILGDGGNITISANNIFGFTQPSGLTFGQLRSNTSNDISASSEFGLQGTIDIDTLDLDPSRGLAELPVNLDDPADQIAEGCGPDAAVAAQQSEFIVSGRGGLPPSPGTLDAIAQSAISVPWVTHEDGAAARVPDTPAAAAGSLVEADGWITRADGQVYFIAAESAAAPVPASTVTNQGCALVSEMEP